A genomic segment from Gavia stellata isolate bGavSte3 chromosome 4, bGavSte3.hap2, whole genome shotgun sequence encodes:
- the SNU13 gene encoding NHP2-like protein 1 — protein MSEAEVNPKAYPLADAQLTKTLLDLVQQSCNYKQLRKGANEATKTLNRGIAEFIVMAADAEPLEIILHLPLLCEDKNVPYVFVRSKQALGRACGVSRPVIACSITIKEGSQLKPQIQSVQQAIERLLV, from the exons ATG AGTGAAGCAGAAGTGAATCCCAAAGCTTACCCTCTGGCTGATGCACAGCTCACCAAAACGCTACTGGATCTTGTGCAGCAATCCTGCAATTATAAGCAGCTACGCAAAGGAGCCAATGAAG CCACCAAAACACTGAACCGAGGGATAGCAGAGTTCATTGTGATGGCAGCAGATGCAGAGCCCTTGGAGATCATCCTGCACCTCCCTCTTCTCTGTGAGGACAAGAATGTACCTTATGTGTTTGTGCGCTCCAAGCAAGCCCTGGGCCGGGCATGTGGTGTTTCTCGGCCTGTCATTGCCTGTTCCATCACCATCAAGGAGGGATCACAGCTAAAGCCTCAGATCCAGTCTGTCCAGCAAGCTATAGAAAGACTGTTGGTCTAA